A section of the Agrobacterium tumefaciens genome encodes:
- a CDS encoding LOG family protein, which produces MARLKNGKLRRKDGVWDPLKRSAVDKQQAEVVPKTPQSDSPSYRLAYVDTDFLCREELRPVRLQLELLKTEMALSERGIKSTVVMFGGARIPEPGGAAWAARNETQKRNLEQSSVYYDEARKFAHLCTDYAAKSDHLEYVVVTGGGPGVMEAGNRGAMDAGGPSIGLNIVLPHEQAPNAYVTPELSFNFHYFAIRKMHFLMRAKAVVVFPGGFGTLDELFEALTLIQTKRMAPIPLILFGEKFWRSVVNFEFLADFGTIAPEDMDLLHFAETADDAWKIIADYYEH; this is translated from the coding sequence ATGGCACGACTGAAAAACGGCAAGTTGCGGCGCAAGGACGGGGTCTGGGATCCTTTGAAGCGCAGCGCTGTAGACAAGCAGCAGGCCGAGGTCGTGCCAAAAACACCGCAGTCGGATTCCCCCTCCTATCGCCTCGCTTACGTGGACACGGATTTCCTATGCCGTGAAGAGTTGCGCCCCGTCAGACTCCAGCTTGAGCTTTTGAAGACCGAAATGGCGCTCAGCGAGCGCGGCATCAAATCCACGGTCGTGATGTTCGGCGGCGCGCGCATTCCAGAACCCGGCGGTGCGGCCTGGGCGGCGCGTAACGAAACGCAGAAGCGCAATCTGGAGCAATCCTCGGTCTATTATGATGAGGCGCGCAAATTTGCTCACCTCTGCACGGATTATGCGGCGAAATCCGATCACCTGGAATATGTCGTGGTCACCGGTGGCGGTCCCGGCGTCATGGAGGCGGGCAATCGCGGCGCCATGGATGCAGGTGGCCCCTCCATCGGGCTGAATATCGTTTTGCCGCATGAGCAGGCACCCAACGCCTATGTGACGCCGGAGCTGAGCTTCAACTTCCATTATTTCGCCATCCGGAAAATGCATTTCCTCATGCGGGCAAAGGCCGTTGTGGTGTTCCCCGGCGGGTTCGGCACGCTTGATGAGCTTTTCGAAGCCTTGACGCTGATCCAGACCAAGCGCATGGCGCCCATTCCGCTCATTCTTTTTGGCGAAAAATTCTGGCGTTCCGTCGTCAATTTCGAGTTCCTGGCGGATTTCGGCACCATTGCTCCAGAAGATATGGATCTCCTGCACTTTGCCGAAACGGCGGATGACGCCTGGAAGATCATCGCTGACTACTACGAGCACTGA
- the dapD gene encoding 2,3,4,5-tetrahydropyridine-2,6-dicarboxylate N-succinyltransferase has translation MSLTDLSSLETIIETAFDNRDGVNVSTKGEVRDAVDTSLQLLDSGEARVAEKQADGSWKVNQWLKKAVLLSFRLNDMEIVTGGPGEATWWDKVPSKFENWGENQFRAAGFRAVPNAVVRRSAYVAKNVVLMPSFVNLGAYVDEGTMVDTWATVGSCAQIGKNVHLSGGVGIGGVLEPLQAGPTIIEDNCFIGARSEVVEGCIVREGAVLGMGVFIGKSTKIVDRATGEITYGEVPPYSVVVAGTMPGKPFPNGEPGPSLYCAVIVKRVDEKTRSKTGINELLRD, from the coding sequence ATGAGCCTTACGGATCTCTCTTCCCTCGAAACCATCATCGAAACCGCCTTCGACAACCGCGATGGCGTGAATGTATCGACGAAGGGCGAGGTTCGCGACGCCGTGGACACATCACTTCAACTTCTCGACAGCGGTGAGGCGCGCGTGGCCGAGAAGCAGGCTGACGGAAGCTGGAAGGTGAACCAGTGGCTGAAAAAGGCCGTTCTTCTCTCCTTCCGCCTGAACGACATGGAAATCGTGACCGGTGGGCCGGGCGAAGCCACCTGGTGGGACAAGGTGCCGTCGAAGTTCGAAAACTGGGGTGAAAACCAGTTCCGCGCTGCCGGCTTCCGCGCGGTGCCGAACGCCGTCGTCCGCCGCTCGGCTTACGTCGCCAAGAACGTGGTGCTGATGCCTTCCTTCGTCAATCTCGGCGCCTATGTCGATGAAGGCACCATGGTCGATACCTGGGCAACGGTCGGCTCCTGCGCGCAGATCGGCAAGAATGTGCACCTCTCCGGCGGCGTCGGGATCGGCGGCGTTCTGGAGCCGCTGCAGGCGGGCCCGACCATCATCGAGGACAATTGCTTCATCGGCGCCCGTTCGGAAGTCGTTGAAGGCTGCATCGTGCGCGAGGGCGCTGTTCTCGGCATGGGCGTCTTCATCGGCAAGTCCACCAAGATCGTTGACCGCGCCACCGGCGAAATCACCTATGGCGAGGTTCCGCCCTATTCCGTCGTCGTCGCCGGCACCATGCCGGGCAAGCCGTTCCCGAATGGCGAGCCGGGTCCCAGCCTCTATTGCGCCGTGATCGTCAAGCGCGTCGATGAGAAGACCCGCTCCAAGACGGGCATCAACGAGCTGCTGCGCGACTGA
- the dapE gene encoding succinyl-diaminopimelate desuccinylase — protein sequence MTTTDPVANLAALIRCPSVTPAEGGALSLLDSLLSPLGFKVDRMVASEAGTPDVENLYARLGTEGPHLMFAGHTDVVPVGDEAAWSHPPFSAAIASGEMYGRGAVDMKGGIACFVAAIARHIEKHGKPGGSVSFLITGDEEGPSINGTSKLLEWAAARGETWDACVVGEPTNPDQLGDMIKIGRRGSLSGRITVHGVQGHAAYPHLADNPIRGLLQLTHALMHPPFDHGTDDFQPSNLEVTTVDTGNAATNVIPARATAAFNIRFNDTWTAETLRAEIIRRLDAAAAEGELRPDRAPVKYELVWADRPSHVFLTRNNALISSLSGAVETVTGKEPKLSTTGGTSDARFIKDYCPVVEFGLVGQTMHMVDERVAVADLETLTRIYETFIERWFAHADGK from the coding sequence ATGACCACGACCGATCCCGTTGCCAATCTCGCCGCCCTTATCCGTTGCCCTTCGGTGACGCCTGCGGAAGGCGGTGCGCTTTCCTTGCTCGACTCCTTGCTTTCGCCGCTTGGCTTCAAGGTGGACAGGATGGTCGCCAGCGAGGCGGGAACGCCCGACGTGGAAAACCTTTATGCCCGGCTCGGCACTGAAGGTCCGCATCTGATGTTTGCGGGCCATACGGATGTCGTGCCTGTGGGCGACGAGGCCGCATGGAGCCATCCGCCCTTCTCGGCGGCAATTGCCAGTGGCGAAATGTACGGCCGCGGCGCGGTAGACATGAAAGGCGGCATCGCCTGTTTCGTGGCCGCCATCGCCCGCCATATCGAAAAGCATGGCAAACCTGGGGGCTCCGTTTCCTTCCTGATCACCGGTGACGAAGAGGGCCCGTCGATCAACGGCACGTCCAAACTTCTGGAATGGGCTGCTGCAAGGGGCGAGACGTGGGATGCCTGCGTTGTGGGCGAACCCACCAACCCCGACCAGTTGGGCGACATGATCAAGATCGGCCGCCGCGGCTCGCTTTCCGGCCGCATCACGGTCCATGGTGTGCAGGGCCATGCTGCCTATCCGCATCTTGCCGACAACCCCATCCGTGGTCTTCTGCAGTTGACGCATGCGCTGATGCATCCGCCCTTTGACCACGGCACGGATGATTTCCAGCCTTCCAATCTTGAAGTGACGACTGTTGACACCGGCAATGCCGCGACCAATGTCATCCCGGCGCGGGCGACGGCGGCCTTTAACATCCGTTTTAACGACACCTGGACCGCAGAGACCCTTCGGGCGGAAATCATCCGCCGCCTCGATGCCGCCGCAGCGGAAGGCGAGCTCCGCCCCGACCGCGCCCCGGTCAAATACGAACTCGTCTGGGCAGATCGTCCGAGCCATGTGTTCCTGACACGGAACAACGCGCTCATCTCATCGCTGTCAGGCGCGGTTGAAACCGTCACCGGCAAGGAGCCGAAGCTTTCGACCACCGGCGGCACTTCGGATGCGCGCTTCATCAAGGATTATTGCCCTGTCGTGGAGTTCGGTCTCGTCGGGCAGACCATGCATATGGTCGATGAGCGCGTGGCCGTTGCCGATCTCGAAACGCTGACGCGCATCTACGAGACCTTTATCGAACGCTGGTTCGCCCATGCCGACGGTAAGTGA
- the truA gene encoding tRNA pseudouridine(38-40) synthase TruA yields MPRFRMTVEYDGTPYYGWQRQENGPSVQGALEAAVRSLTGESVSIRGAGRTDSGVHAVGQVVHVDLSRDWEPYKLRNALNAHLAMAGEAVAVLDAAAVTEDFDARFSALRRHYLYRIICRKARLALEHKRAWWVPKDLDHERMHEAAQMLVGRHDFTTFRSVHCQANSPVRTLDRLDVTRNRDLIEIRATAQSFLHNQIRSFAGTLKLAGEGGMTPNDVRAALEARDRKACGPVAPPDGLYFMQVDYPDVIPPRRRLDADVVEDEG; encoded by the coding sequence ATGCCACGCTTCCGCATGACCGTCGAATATGACGGCACGCCCTATTATGGCTGGCAGAGGCAGGAAAACGGCCCCTCGGTTCAGGGTGCTCTGGAGGCTGCGGTTCGGTCGCTGACCGGCGAGAGCGTTTCCATCCGCGGCGCTGGCCGCACCGATTCCGGCGTGCATGCCGTTGGCCAGGTCGTTCACGTCGATCTCTCGCGAGACTGGGAGCCCTACAAGCTCCGCAATGCCTTGAACGCGCATCTCGCCATGGCGGGTGAGGCCGTGGCCGTGCTCGATGCTGCCGCTGTGACCGAGGATTTTGACGCCCGTTTCTCCGCCCTTCGTCGGCACTATCTCTACCGCATCATTTGCCGCAAGGCCCGACTGGCGCTGGAGCACAAGCGGGCTTGGTGGGTGCCGAAGGACTTGGACCACGAGCGCATGCATGAGGCCGCGCAGATGCTGGTCGGCCGGCATGATTTCACGACCTTTCGCTCAGTCCATTGCCAGGCGAACAGCCCCGTGCGCACGCTCGACCGGCTGGACGTGACGCGCAACCGCGATCTCATTGAGATTCGTGCCACCGCGCAAAGCTTCCTGCATAACCAGATCCGCTCCTTTGCTGGCACGCTGAAGCTGGCGGGCGAAGGCGGCATGACCCCGAACGACGTGCGTGCTGCACTGGAGGCGCGGGATCGCAAGGCCTGCGGCCCGGTGGCGCCGCCTGACGGTCTTTATTTCATGCAGGTCGATTATCCCGACGTCATTCCCCCGCGCCGTCGTCTCGACGCTGACGTTGTGGAAGATGAGGGCTGA
- the fmt gene encoding methionyl-tRNA formyltransferase yields the protein MALRIIFMGTPEFSVPTLRALVEAGHEIAAVYTQPPRPGGRRGLDLQKSPVHQAAELLGLPVFTPVNFKADEDREQFRDFNADVAVVVAYGLLLPEAILSGTRLGCYNGHASLLPRWRGAAPIQRAIMAGDTETGMMVMKMEKGLDTGPVALTAKVAIDENMTAGELHDSLMLTGARLMRQAMDKLEADELPLVTQAEEGVLYAAKIDKGETRIDFSRPAQDVHNHIRGLSPFPGAWLEMEIGGKPERVKVLASELASGMGEAGSALDDVLTIACGSGAVRLTRLQKAGGKPMSAADFVRGTPVPATTRLG from the coding sequence ATGGCTCTTCGCATCATATTCATGGGCACGCCGGAATTTTCCGTTCCGACGTTGCGTGCACTGGTGGAAGCTGGTCATGAGATCGCCGCCGTCTACACCCAGCCGCCGCGTCCCGGCGGCCGTCGCGGCCTTGATCTGCAGAAATCGCCGGTGCATCAGGCTGCGGAACTGCTGGGTTTGCCTGTGTTCACACCCGTAAATTTCAAAGCCGATGAGGATCGCGAGCAGTTCCGGGACTTCAACGCCGATGTAGCTGTTGTCGTGGCTTACGGACTGCTGCTACCCGAGGCGATTCTCTCCGGCACGCGTCTTGGCTGCTACAATGGTCACGCCTCGCTGCTTCCGCGCTGGCGCGGTGCTGCCCCCATCCAGCGGGCGATCATGGCCGGCGACACCGAAACCGGCATGATGGTCATGAAGATGGAAAAGGGGCTCGATACCGGCCCTGTCGCGCTCACCGCAAAGGTGGCGATTGACGAAAATATGACGGCCGGCGAGCTGCATGACAGCCTGATGCTGACAGGCGCTCGGTTGATGCGTCAGGCGATGGACAAGCTGGAAGCAGATGAGCTGCCCCTCGTCACACAGGCGGAGGAGGGCGTGCTCTACGCCGCAAAGATCGACAAGGGTGAGACCCGCATCGATTTTTCAAGGCCGGCGCAGGATGTGCATAATCATATTCGTGGCCTTTCGCCGTTTCCCGGCGCATGGCTGGAGATGGAGATCGGCGGCAAGCCCGAGCGCGTCAAGGTACTGGCCTCCGAGCTGGCGAGCGGTATGGGCGAGGCAGGCAGCGCATTGGATGACGTACTCACCATTGCCTGCGGCAGCGGCGCCGTGCGGCTCACCCGTTTGCAGAAAGCGGGCGGCAAGCCGATGTCGGCCGCTGATTTCGTGCGCGGCACGCCGGTTCCCGCCACCACGAGGCTCGGCTGA
- the def gene encoding peptide deformylase, translated as MTIKPLIILPDPVLRQQSKPIEQVDAEVLRLADDMLETMYDAPGIGLAAIQIGVPRRMLVIDVAREGEEKNPIVFINPEILKVSDDISTYEEGCLSIPDYYAEVERPASLTVQYVGRDGKQQTVEADGLLATCLQHEIDHLNGVLFIDHISRLKRDMVIKKFTKAARAKV; from the coding sequence ATGACCATCAAACCGCTTATCATTTTGCCCGATCCCGTGCTGCGCCAGCAATCCAAGCCCATCGAACAGGTGGATGCCGAGGTGCTGCGTCTTGCCGACGACATGCTTGAAACCATGTATGATGCACCGGGGATCGGGCTTGCTGCTATCCAGATCGGCGTGCCGCGCCGGATGCTGGTGATCGATGTTGCGCGTGAAGGCGAAGAAAAGAACCCGATCGTCTTCATCAATCCGGAAATCCTCAAGGTTTCGGACGATATCTCCACCTATGAGGAAGGCTGTCTCTCGATTCCCGATTATTACGCCGAAGTGGAGCGCCCCGCGTCCCTCACCGTGCAGTATGTCGGGCGTGACGGCAAGCAGCAGACGGTCGAGGCGGACGGCCTGCTCGCAACCTGTCTCCAGCACGAGATCGATCACCTGAATGGTGTTCTGTTCATCGACCATATTTCGCGATTGAAGCGTGACATGGTCATCAAGAAATTCACGAAAGCAGCCCGCGCAAAAGTCTGA
- a CDS encoding DNA recombination protein RmuC encodes MSIDFSILLEPALRAGSVDISFGALLAAVVFGLAVTWLVTTNRSKKAGADGEISDLLKTQSELHGRIAAMAETLGTRQSEMSQTLNQRLDGMSQRLGETLTEQTRSTHENLSRLQERLAVIDAAQGNIQDLAKDVVGLQAILSNKQTRGAFGQARMETLIADALPPGAFQLQPTLSNGYRPDCTIKMPNNAPPLVIDAKFPLEAWNAIKADETPETKRAAVQQFRRDMEVHIRDVAEKYLIRGETQDTAFIFVPSESIFADIHQHFEYLVQRAHRARVVIVSPSLLMLSVQVIQSVLKDQRMREQAHLIQGEVALLMDDVRRLDDRTRKLQAHFGLAQKDVDMMLISSDKVLARGQKIEGLDFSPTEKDAPHGEIDQARRFAENRAGAAKLRVVDDE; translated from the coding sequence ATGAGCATAGACTTCTCCATTCTCCTTGAGCCCGCGCTTCGGGCCGGCTCCGTCGATATCAGCTTCGGCGCGCTGCTTGCTGCGGTGGTTTTCGGCCTCGCGGTGACCTGGCTTGTGACGACAAACCGGTCGAAAAAGGCGGGAGCCGATGGTGAAATCTCTGATCTCCTGAAAACCCAGTCCGAATTGCATGGACGCATCGCGGCTATGGCGGAAACGCTTGGCACGCGCCAGAGCGAGATGAGCCAGACGCTCAACCAGCGGCTTGATGGCATGTCGCAGCGTCTTGGCGAAACGCTGACGGAGCAGACCAGGTCGACCCATGAGAATCTAAGCCGCCTGCAGGAGCGCCTCGCGGTCATCGATGCCGCGCAGGGCAATATTCAGGATCTGGCCAAGGACGTGGTCGGGCTTCAGGCGATACTTTCCAACAAGCAGACACGCGGAGCCTTCGGACAGGCACGGATGGAGACCCTGATCGCCGACGCCCTGCCGCCGGGCGCCTTCCAGCTGCAGCCGACGCTTTCGAACGGTTATCGGCCCGACTGCACCATCAAGATGCCGAACAACGCGCCGCCGCTCGTCATCGACGCGAAGTTCCCGCTGGAAGCCTGGAACGCCATCAAGGCGGACGAGACGCCTGAAACCAAACGCGCCGCCGTGCAGCAGTTCCGCCGGGACATGGAAGTGCATATTCGCGATGTCGCCGAGAAATATCTCATTCGTGGGGAAACCCAGGATACGGCGTTCATCTTCGTGCCGTCCGAGTCCATCTTTGCCGATATCCATCAGCATTTCGAATATCTGGTACAGCGCGCCCACCGCGCCCGGGTGGTCATCGTTTCGCCATCGCTGCTGATGCTCTCGGTACAGGTCATCCAGTCCGTGCTCAAAGATCAGCGCATGCGCGAACAGGCGCATCTCATTCAGGGTGAAGTGGCGCTGCTCATGGACGATGTGCGGCGGCTGGACGATCGGACGCGCAAGCTGCAAGCCCATTTCGGGCTTGCGCAGAAGGACGTCGACATGATGCTCATCTCCTCTGACAAGGTATTGGCGCGCGGACAGAAAATCGAGGGCCTCGATTTCTCCCCAACGGAAAAAGACGCGCCGCATGGAGAAATCGACCAGGCCCGGCGCTTTGCGGAAAACCGAGCCGGTGCGGCCAAATTGCGGGTAGTTGACGACGAGTGA
- a CDS encoding ribokinase, which translates to MITVFGSINMDLVATAKRLPKPGETVTGETFSTAAGGKGANQALAARRAGATVKMAGAAGDDTFAAPALTLLRDAGTDLSLVKTAPGPTGTAVILIGEGGENMISVIPAANGEVSASDATRTISEMAAGDILMLQFEIPAAAIEAALTAAKAKRITTIINTAPLTADAPRLSALADIVIANETEFELLIGKNGLSSDGRETELKALHETTGQTLIVTLGADGVIAIRNGKVYRASGLKIEPLDTVGAGDTFCGYLAASLDQGIEFERALKRAAVAGSLACTRAGAQPSIPLAAEVDAAL; encoded by the coding sequence ATGATTACTGTTTTCGGCTCCATCAACATGGACCTCGTCGCGACCGCCAAACGCCTGCCCAAGCCCGGTGAAACCGTGACGGGAGAGACATTCTCCACGGCCGCCGGCGGCAAGGGAGCCAATCAGGCTCTGGCTGCGCGGCGCGCGGGCGCCACGGTCAAGATGGCGGGCGCTGCGGGCGATGACACCTTTGCCGCTCCGGCACTGACCTTGCTGCGCGACGCGGGGACCGATCTGTCATTGGTCAAAACCGCCCCTGGCCCCACGGGTACGGCCGTGATCCTGATCGGTGAAGGCGGAGAGAACATGATCTCGGTCATCCCTGCCGCCAATGGCGAGGTTTCCGCATCCGATGCCACAAGAACCATATCCGAAATGGCTGCGGGCGATATTCTGATGCTGCAGTTCGAAATTCCGGCTGCAGCGATCGAAGCGGCGCTGACGGCTGCCAAGGCGAAACGCATCACCACAATCATCAACACCGCGCCGCTGACCGCAGACGCACCGCGCCTTAGCGCTCTTGCCGATATCGTCATTGCCAATGAAACCGAGTTCGAGCTGCTGATCGGCAAGAATGGCCTCTCCAGCGACGGGCGGGAAACCGAACTCAAGGCCCTTCACGAGACGACCGGCCAGACATTGATCGTCACGCTTGGAGCCGACGGCGTGATCGCCATTCGTAATGGCAAGGTCTACAGGGCGTCGGGCCTCAAGATCGAGCCGCTCGACACGGTTGGCGCGGGTGATACCTTCTGTGGTTACCTTGCCGCCAGCCTCGATCAGGGCATCGAATTCGAACGTGCATTGAAGCGGGCCGCAGTCGCAGGCTCACTCGCCTGCACACGCGCCGGCGCCCAGCCTTCCATTCCGCTGGCGGCGGAAGTGGACGCGGCGCTCTGA
- the trmB gene encoding tRNA (guanosine(46)-N7)-methyltransferase TrmB: MTEERRSRATEAFFGRRKGKPLRHQQVDTIENLLPLLKLDLESVPPSNLVTLFPADVRSIRLEIGFGGGEHLAHRAVENPETGFIGVEPFVNSMAKLLATVRERELVNIRLYDDDATQLLDWLPEGSIDHIDLLYPDPWPKKKHWKRRFVSDVNLARFHRVLKPGGKFCFASDIDTYVNWTLQHCARHGGFEWTATSADDWRTPYANWPGTRYENKAKREGRSSAYLTFIRR, translated from the coding sequence ATGACGGAAGAACGGCGTTCGCGCGCGACGGAAGCGTTTTTTGGCAGGCGCAAGGGCAAGCCGCTGCGCCATCAGCAGGTGGATACGATTGAAAACCTGCTGCCTTTGCTGAAACTCGATCTGGAAAGCGTGCCCCCGTCAAATCTCGTCACTCTTTTTCCGGCTGACGTCCGATCCATCCGGCTGGAGATCGGTTTTGGCGGCGGTGAGCATCTCGCCCATCGCGCCGTCGAAAACCCCGAAACGGGTTTTATCGGCGTCGAGCCCTTCGTGAACTCCATGGCCAAGCTGCTTGCCACCGTGCGTGAGCGTGAGCTCGTGAACATCAGGCTCTACGACGATGATGCGACGCAATTGCTGGATTGGTTGCCGGAAGGGTCGATCGATCACATCGATCTGCTTTATCCCGATCCCTGGCCGAAGAAGAAGCACTGGAAGCGTCGCTTCGTGTCAGACGTCAATCTCGCCCGCTTTCACCGCGTGTTGAAACCCGGCGGCAAGTTCTGCTTTGCCTCTGACATCGACACTTACGTCAACTGGACGCTGCAGCATTGCGCCCGGCATGGCGGCTTTGAATGGACGGCGACAAGCGCTGATGACTGGCGCACGCCCTATGCCAACTGGCCGGGCACGCGTTACGAGAACAAGGCAAAACGAGAAGGCCGCAGCTCGGCCTATCTCACCTTCATCCGTCGCTAA
- the metK gene encoding methionine adenosyltransferase, which yields MRANYLFTSESVAEGHPDKVCDRISDEIVDLVYREAAKTGVDPWTVRIACETLATTNRVIIAGEVRVPDTLLKKDKDGKIVKDASGHPVINPSKFKSAARKAIRDIGYEQDGFHWKTAKIDVLLHPQSADIAQGVDNASDKQGDEGAGDQGIMFGYACKETPDLMPAPIYYSHRILQLLATARKSGEGEAAKLGPDAKSQVTVRYVDGKPAEAVSIVLSTQHLDANWDSKKVRAVVEPYIREALGDLKIADDCQWYINPTGKFVIGGPDGDAGLTGRKIIVDTYGGAAPHGGGAFSGKDTTKVDRSAAYAARYLAKNVVAAGFADRCTIQISYAIGIAQPLSIYVDLHGTGKVSEDQVEAAIRKVMDLSPSGIRRHLDLNKPIYAKTSSYGHFGRKAGRDGSFSWEKLDLVKPLKEALSA from the coding sequence ATGCGTGCCAATTACCTGTTCACCAGCGAGTCCGTGGCCGAGGGTCATCCGGACAAGGTTTGTGATCGTATTTCCGATGAAATCGTGGATCTCGTTTATCGTGAAGCGGCCAAGACGGGCGTTGACCCGTGGACCGTGCGCATCGCTTGTGAAACGCTTGCCACGACCAATCGCGTCATTATCGCGGGTGAGGTTCGCGTTCCCGACACGCTGCTGAAGAAGGACAAGGACGGCAAGATCGTCAAGGATGCTTCCGGGCATCCGGTCATTAACCCTTCCAAGTTTAAGTCCGCCGCCCGCAAGGCGATCCGCGACATCGGATATGAACAGGACGGTTTCCACTGGAAGACCGCCAAGATCGACGTTCTCCTGCATCCGCAGTCTGCCGATATCGCACAGGGCGTGGACAACGCTTCCGATAAGCAGGGTGACGAGGGTGCGGGCGACCAGGGCATCATGTTCGGCTACGCCTGCAAGGAAACACCGGATTTGATGCCGGCGCCGATCTATTATTCCCACCGCATCCTGCAACTGCTCGCTACCGCGCGTAAGAGCGGCGAAGGTGAGGCAGCAAAGCTCGGCCCCGATGCCAAGAGCCAGGTAACCGTGCGCTACGTCGACGGCAAGCCTGCCGAAGCGGTGTCCATCGTTCTCTCCACGCAGCATCTGGATGCCAACTGGGATTCGAAGAAGGTTCGTGCCGTTGTCGAGCCCTATATCCGTGAGGCTCTCGGCGACCTGAAGATCGCCGACGATTGCCAGTGGTATATCAACCCGACGGGCAAGTTCGTTATTGGTGGTCCGGACGGTGACGCCGGCCTGACCGGCCGCAAGATCATCGTCGACACATATGGTGGTGCGGCCCCCCATGGTGGCGGTGCATTCTCCGGCAAGGATACGACCAAGGTCGACCGTTCCGCAGCCTATGCGGCGCGCTACCTCGCAAAGAACGTCGTTGCTGCCGGCTTTGCTGATCGCTGCACGATCCAGATTTCTTACGCCATCGGCATCGCCCAGCCGCTGTCGATCTATGTCGATCTGCACGGAACGGGCAAGGTCAGCGAAGATCAGGTCGAGGCTGCGATCCGCAAGGTTATGGACCTTTCGCCGTCGGGCATTCGCCGCCATCTCGATCTCAACAAGCCAATCTACGCCAAGACGTCTTCCTACGGCCATTTCGGCCGCAAGGCCGGTCGTGATGGCTCCTTCTCCTGGGAGAAGCTCGATCTGGTGAAGCCGCTCAAGGAAGCTTTGAGCGCTTAA
- a CDS encoding helix-turn-helix domain-containing protein has product MTENKKKPNPIDIHVGSRIRLRRTMLGMSQEKLGESLGITFQQIQKYEKGTNRVGASRLQNISAILNVPVSFFFEDAPGDQPGGTPGMAEASSSNYVVDFLSSAEGLQLNRAFVKIADPKVRRRLVDLVKALAAEGDAE; this is encoded by the coding sequence ATGACCGAAAATAAGAAAAAGCCTAACCCCATCGACATTCATGTCGGCAGCCGAATTCGCCTTCGCCGGACCATGCTCGGCATGAGCCAGGAAAAGCTCGGTGAGAGTCTTGGAATTACCTTTCAGCAAATCCAGAAATACGAAAAGGGCACGAACCGTGTTGGCGCCAGCCGCCTGCAGAATATCTCGGCGATCCTGAACGTACCCGTTTCCTTTTTCTTCGAAGATGCACCCGGCGATCAGCCTGGCGGAACGCCCGGAATGGCGGAAGCGTCCAGCTCCAACTACGTGGTAGACTTCCTGTCGTCTGCCGAAGGTCTGCAACTGAACCGGGCTTTCGTGAAGATCGCCGATCCAAAGGTTCGTCGCCGCCTTGTCGATCTTGTCAAGGCGCTCGCCGCCGAGGGTGACGCGGAGTAA